tgggagactagtcaggttgaatgaagcaaagtacagagcgatccttgatgaaaacctgctccagagcgctcaggacaacAACACTTCCAACAGGTCAACAatcctaagtacacagccaagacaacacagcgGTGGCTTCGAGGCCTCCCGAGtggggcagtggtctaaggcactgcatcgcattgCTAGCTGTggcactagagattctgggttcgagttcAGGCTCTGTTGAGCCAGCCGTAACTGGGAgacccatagggtggcacacaattggttcacgtctgggttaggggagggtttgtttggcagggatgttcttgtccaaTCGCACACTagagactcctgtggcaggccgggcgcagtgcatgccgacggggtcgccaggtgtacggtgtttccttcgacacattggCGCGGCTGGATTCTGAGTTAAGtgggcagtgtgtcaagaagcagtgcggcttggttggattGTTTATTGGGGgacacacggctctcgaccttttcctctcccgagtccgtacgggagttatagcgatgagacaagactgtaactactaattGGATACAACGATATTGGGgtgaaaacgtttttttttttaaactaacaaaaaaaaaaacgaaccaatttttttttgtatatatatataaaaatatatacaaaatgtaCAACAAGGAATGGCtttgggataagtctctgaatgtccttaagtggcccagctagagcccagacttgaatccaatcaaacatctctggagagacctgaaaatagctgtgcagcgaagtccccatccaacctgacagagcttgagaggatctgcaaatacaggtgtgccaagcttgtagcgtcatatccatgaagactcgaggctgtaatcgctgccaaagatgcaacaaagtactgagtaatgggtctgaatacttatgtaaatgtgatatttgttttttctttttaatacatttgcaaaaatgtctaaaccaaCGTAGATGTGTGTTTTATACCTGTACTCCCTCTGCGGTAATTGCAGAGCAGGCCTGGATCTGCCATACCCGGTCTCTGATGGTGTGTAGGTTGAGGCCCTCAGCTAGCTCTGATGCAGGAGCCGCAGTCATCAGGTCCTGCTTGTTGGCAAATATCAACAGTGGCACCATGCTCAACTTCTCTTCTTCCAACAACTCAGCCAgctcctgtgtgtttgtgtgtgtgtaagagaaggGCGGGGGAGGGGTTCAATCAATAACTGCATCAAAATATGGATATCAGATGACAGCTGAATAGAATATTGTGCATTTTTACAGACTGGTGCCGCTTTACCTGACCGGTCTCTTCAAAGCGTTTCCTGTCTGAACTGTCAATCACATAGATCTGTGACAAAGatggacagaggagagtattagTGACAGATAGAAAGGTTCAACCGTATCAAGCTGTCTCAATTTATTTGTGGTCAGAACCTTTTGGACCTACCAGTACGTCTGTGTTCTCAAAGTAGTTCCTCCAGTACGGGCGGATCTTGCGCTGGCCTCCAATGTCCCAAACATTTAGCTTAAATCCCTGGGACTGCATGCTCTTTATGTTGAATCCCtgtggacagaggaggagagtgccCATCAATGCAATGCTTTGGACAGTTTGTGATCACTGTGAGCATGTGTAACTATGCTTTCATGAGTGTCTGAGCTGTGTTTATGCTATTGTCTGTATCCAGGGTTGGGCAGGTTACTTCCTAAATGTAATCttttacagttactagttacctgtcaaaTTGTATTCAGTAATGTACATTTTGGAACACCCAAACACAGTAAAGTAATATGTTTACTCTGTTACTTTTGGATTacaaaaaggatccatcaaaTGCATTTGGTGCGTTATCATAGTGATCtctgcattttttaaaattttatttttaATTGGCTACATCATTTCGGAATTTAAAAGTAATAAAAGTagtcatctagtttttcaaaagtatctgtaatctgattacaatatttttaatGGTAACGTAACTGATTGCAGGTATTGTTTCTTCTAATAAGATAAtatgtaactgattacatgtaatcaATTACTCCCCAATCCTGTGTACATCAGTACATTTACCTGAGTAGGGGTGATGTGGCTGACATCCTCTGAGGCCAGCTGTTTAAGCAGGGTGGTCTTGCCAGCATTGTCCAGCCCTAGCAACAGTAACCGCACCTCCTGGTCCGGAGAGTGCTTCAGTCTTCGCAGAATCGACAGCAAACCCTGCAGTGCATCACACATCCAGGTCAGGTGACATCATAACAAACAGCACAAGTTGGTATTTAGGTTATAGCTATGTAATGAAATAAGAACCTAGACAACAAGGCATTATGTTCAAACATAATTAACAGCAGGTGGTCCAGCTACAAACAACTTCTGTTCTGTTAACAGGGTTACCTGAAAGCACATTACGGCATAACAGAGTCAACACACCAGGGCAGAAATAATGCGAGGCCAGAGGCTcagtggttctgtagctcagttggtagagcatggcgactgtaacgccagggtagtgggttcgattcccgggaccacccatacgtagaatgtatgcacacatgactgtaagtcgctttggaaagcgtctgctaaatggcatattattattattattattttagagGCCAGGGGCAGCGGGTAACCTCAGCCAATCACGAAACGCCCTGGTGTGATTGGGTTTGGCATGGCACAGATTAATCAAGACGAGCCCGAGCTCTGTGTGCAGGAGGAAATAAGCACTAAGAGCACAGATTTAACTGTTAGCCATGGCCTACTTTCACACCACCTTTGATTGGACAGTTGCACAGCACGAAGACTCTTCCAGTGTTGAGGGAGGCTTAAGGTCTTCTTATTCACTGCTGTCACTGTACTTTTTGATCTAGCCAACTAAATAGACAGCAGATTCTCTACCCACATCCTTGTGACATAGTTAATGTCACAATCACTGTAGATTACATGCTATCTGAGTAGGCAACAAGAATTAGGactagctaaatacatttaaagacTACACGTGTCACAGGTGATTATGTAGTCAGTTTAGAGGATGAATGTATTTTCAAAGGTTTGGGGTACTTTATTACTGCAGGAATCAGTAATATGGTATCAAGCCGTACTTGTTAGTTTAAATAACTGATTACCAACCACAAGTTAAAAATGTGTCCATAACATTTGAAACGTTGTCActgttattagctagctatagctTGTCTATGCGTAACCTTACTTGACACATAAGACATGGTATTATTTGTTATAAAGTTATGTTCTGACAGTAACAATGGTAATTCATTATTTACATGAATGACAATAAGCATGCCCTGCCAGGTAGACCTTTTTGCAGGTACAGGCTGTACTGTAGTTAACGTTAACTGTTAGCCGTTAGAAAGCTACGTTAAAGTTAGTCGCGTCGCACTTTTTGAATAACTGACTAACGTTACTCTCTCACCCATACGATATTGCATTTAGCCATATAGCTCAATTCCAACTTTATGTTGATTATATTGCAGGGTACTTACCATGGTTTGCTCAGATAGTGGCTCCTGTTCGGGCTCAGTGAGtggattagctagctagctagtagcatTTGACTGTATTCATTCTGAACAGCTGAAAAGCTCCCCGTAGCTATGGTAGCCGTGACGTCACCATAAACAACGACTTGGGCCATTATTTGGCCGGGCACGAACCCATTTATATCTGCGATAATTTCGGTTTTTAGAAATAGGAATGGCCAATCTTAATAAGCGATCTCTTACTAAATTGTCTTCATTTCCAGTGCTTGTGATTCCCTCAGACAAATAGTCTACAGCAAGTATGGCCAACTGCGGCCGAGAGTATAGGCGAGCTGGTGTGTCGAAAggagtgaggagtgtgtgtgtgtgtgtgtgtgtgtgtgtgtgtgtgtgtgtgtgtgtgtgtgtgtgtgtgtgtgtgtgtgtgtgtatgtatggaaAGCCAATAATGTAATATTGCAGATTTGTTGTCACTCAAGACCGTTTTGCGTGGCTGATTGGGCTGCACAACAAATCGATAAACAGGCAAACAGTGCACTGGTGTTTGGACATCCTGCCGACCTGAGACCTGACCAATAGTGTGCAACTGCAGCCCGCAATTCGGCAGTTCCCCCCTCAATCATTCCATTGGTACATTCATGAACACCCCCGCTCgaacaattcaattcaaggggctttattggcatgggcaaCATATGTTAACTTTGTCTAAGCAAATTAGGTAGATagtatacaaaagtgaaatagacaataaaattaacagtaaacattacactcacaggagttccaaaagaataaagacattacaaatgccatattatgtatatatacagtgttgttacgatgtacaaatggttaaagtacaaaagggaaaataaataagcataaatatgggttatatttacaatggagtttgtttttcactggttgaccttttcttgtggcaacaggtcacaatcttgctgctgtgatggcacactgtggtattttacccagtagacagtagatatgggagtttatcaaaatcgggtttgttttcaaattctttgtggatctgtaatCTGGGGGAAAAATGTGTCTCTAATGTAGTCATACAttaggcaggaggttaggaagtgcagctcagtttccacctcattttgtgggcagtgtgcacatagcctgtagcCTATCTTCTCGAACATCTCATTGGTTCTGTGCACCCCACTGTTTACGAGTGTATGGCTAGCTATAGCTACACCCTGCCCCTTCTtctaatcaaaatcaaatcaaatcaaatgttattggtcacatacaattggttagtagatgttaatgcgagcgtagcgaaatgcttgtgcttctagttccaacagtgcagtaatatctaacaagtaatctaacaattcctcaacaaatacctaatacacacaaatctaaaggggtgaatgagaatatgtacatataagtatatgaatgagcgatggccgagca
The Oncorhynchus gorbuscha isolate QuinsamMale2020 ecotype Even-year linkage group LG20, OgorEven_v1.0, whole genome shotgun sequence DNA segment above includes these coding regions:
- the LOC124007283 gene encoding ADP-ribosylation factor-like protein 3 isoform X2 — its product is MGLLSILRRLKHSPDQEVRLLLLGLDNAGKTTLLKQLASEDVSHITPTQGFNIKSMQSQGFKLNVWDIGGQRKIRPYWRNYFENTDVLIYVIDSSDRKRFEETGQELAELLEEEKLSMVPLLIFANKQDLMTAAPASELAEGLNLHTIRDRVWQIQACSAITAEGVQDGMTWVCKNIAVRKK
- the LOC124007283 gene encoding ADP-ribosylation factor-like protein 3 isoform X1, producing MCDALQGLLSILRRLKHSPDQEVRLLLLGLDNAGKTTLLKQLASEDVSHITPTQGFNIKSMQSQGFKLNVWDIGGQRKIRPYWRNYFENTDVLIYVIDSSDRKRFEETGQELAELLEEEKLSMVPLLIFANKQDLMTAAPASELAEGLNLHTIRDRVWQIQACSAITAEGVQDGMTWVCKNIAVRKK